From the genome of Cellvibrio japonicus Ueda107, one region includes:
- a CDS encoding XRE family transcriptional regulator: MNYQEFQRHVSKAGLKIHELAELLKMNRSSISNYAKKGEVPAHLAVIAALLGEMKEKEIDFQQVISRIEFAAKSPRGAGHNKFGGNKQQSLELENKIQKNK; encoded by the coding sequence ATGAACTATCAAGAATTTCAGCGTCACGTTAGTAAGGCCGGGCTTAAAATTCATGAGCTTGCAGAGCTACTTAAAATGAATAGAAGTTCTATTAGTAATTATGCAAAAAAAGGTGAAGTGCCTGCGCATTTAGCGGTAATAGCCGCGCTTTTGGGTGAGATGAAAGAAAAAGAAATCGACTTTCAGCAAGTCATTTCGCGGATCGAATTTGCGGCCAAATCACCCCGGGGGGCAGGACACAATAAATTCGGTGGTAACAAACAACAAAGTTTGGAATTGGAAAATAAAATCCAAAAAAATAAATAA
- a CDS encoding Tn7-like element transposition protein TnsE: MALHASFRKIPENAKLVSFGNCFRYSESNWNIACEFELPDSTTSKIPLAIEALPALAIGRVYPKNRIVRPKSNFLAIDLPPTSSWSIQTMADYEKFTTRKKLSSEYANQLLFRFSFKQRYVWIPCIELARVLFFKTALNTRSAFYEANLNRLIDVELDGSHAHIRLSETYPHSLLDIKAHQSYIAWLNLNPEVTNSYLSIFKNILETSIEKSNAKVWLFRFEPFDMSDVFIRAYTQNHGRNVLVEEISSVANLPMTDQFHTISFHHPLDIKFEKDKVPKEDKKPGGQWPSENFDPETTVDESPSNLSRARILDVPKGALYFNEILNTQRVFEVQVVEVAAKDESKKGEDDQEPKTTTLSVLGGKGKGNHKSADFKSLDDSSPSDVGFFNYIRNGLEQLKVIEHLGVSEIFEKADVIQSSQAKKFLYIKANTKRAFLYAQLEIAGGDHIHVIEIDLSDDHSLTTLAFRLRDDTRVENTIKAILDDLVKKSGHWDRERLQQMTLMHACIRHPNELKPDMPETVYKSWAVRIANAF; this comes from the coding sequence TTGGCACTTCACGCATCATTCAGGAAGATACCTGAAAACGCAAAACTGGTAAGCTTTGGAAACTGCTTTCGCTATTCTGAAAGCAATTGGAACATTGCGTGTGAGTTTGAGCTACCAGATTCAACTACATCTAAAATTCCTTTAGCAATAGAAGCTTTGCCAGCGTTAGCAATTGGCAGAGTTTATCCTAAAAATAGAATTGTTAGACCAAAATCTAATTTTTTAGCAATTGATCTACCTCCTACATCATCATGGTCAATTCAAACCATGGCAGATTATGAAAAGTTCACTACGAGAAAGAAGCTTTCTAGTGAATATGCGAATCAGCTGCTTTTTAGATTTTCATTCAAGCAACGGTATGTGTGGATTCCATGTATTGAATTAGCCAGAGTTTTGTTTTTTAAAACCGCGTTGAATACTAGGTCGGCATTTTATGAAGCAAACTTGAATAGATTGATTGATGTGGAGCTGGATGGATCACATGCGCACATCAGGTTAAGCGAGACTTACCCACATAGCCTATTAGATATCAAGGCCCATCAAAGTTATATTGCTTGGCTCAATTTAAATCCTGAAGTGACAAATAGTTATTTATCCATATTCAAGAACATTTTGGAAACTTCAATCGAGAAATCAAACGCAAAGGTGTGGCTGTTCCGATTTGAGCCGTTTGATATGAGCGATGTATTTATTCGTGCTTACACGCAAAATCATGGTAGAAATGTATTGGTCGAAGAAATTTCCAGTGTGGCCAACTTACCCATGACAGATCAATTTCATACGATAAGTTTTCATCATCCATTAGATATAAAATTTGAAAAAGATAAAGTACCAAAAGAGGATAAAAAGCCGGGCGGTCAGTGGCCATCTGAAAATTTTGATCCAGAGACAACTGTCGATGAAAGTCCGTCAAATTTAAGTAGAGCCAGAATATTAGACGTTCCAAAAGGAGCGCTTTACTTCAATGAAATATTGAATACTCAACGGGTTTTTGAAGTTCAGGTGGTAGAAGTGGCCGCTAAAGATGAATCAAAAAAAGGCGAAGACGATCAAGAACCAAAAACCACAACGCTCAGTGTTTTAGGCGGCAAAGGAAAGGGAAATCATAAATCCGCTGATTTTAAATCCCTGGACGATAGTTCGCCATCTGATGTTGGCTTTTTTAATTACATTCGCAACGGATTAGAACAGCTCAAAGTGATCGAACATCTCGGCGTGTCGGAAATTTTTGAAAAAGCTGACGTCATTCAGTCATCCCAAGCTAAAAAGTTCCTGTATATCAAAGCCAACACCAAGCGTGCATTTTTATATGCTCAATTGGAGATCGCAGGCGGGGACCACATCCATGTAATAGAAATTGATCTCAGCGATGATCACAGTTTGACTACCCTAGCCTTTCGTCTTCGCGATGACACAAGGGTAGAAAATACTATCAAAGCTATTTTGGATGATCTGGTAAAAAAGTCGGGGCATTGGGATAGGGAAAGACTACAGCAGATGACGCTTATGCATGCGTGTATACGGCATCCGAACGAGCTGAAGCCTGATATGCCTGAAACTGTATATAAGAGCTGGGCAGTGCGAATAGCGAATGCGTTCTGA